One segment of Theobroma cacao cultivar B97-61/B2 chromosome 9, Criollo_cocoa_genome_V2, whole genome shotgun sequence DNA contains the following:
- the LOC18590074 gene encoding protein transport protein Sec61 subunit beta, translated as MARGSSQSQSSTSSSTSRPGVMAPRGSAAATAGMRRRKLVGGSGSASATSTAASGSGSNMLRFYTDDAPGLKISPTVVLVMSLCFIGFVTALHVFGKLYRAKNGAGP; from the coding sequence ATGGCAAGAGGTTCCTCTCAGTCGCAGTCCTCCACTTCCTCCTCCACGTCCCGTCCTGGCGTCATGGCTCCTCGCGGCTCCGCTGCCGCCACAGCCGGTATGCGTCGCCGAAAGCTTGTCGGAGGCTCAGGCTCTGCCTCTGCCACAAGCACCGCCGCCTCCGGTTCCGGAAGCAACATGCTCCGATTCTACACCGACGACGCTCCAGGCTTGAAGATCTCCCCTACCGTTGTCCTCGTCATGAGTCTTTGCTTCATTGGCTTTGTCACCGCTCTTCACGTCTTCGGCAAGCTCTATCGCGCCAAAAACGGAGCTGGACCATGA
- the LOC18590073 gene encoding syntaxin-72, with the protein MTVIDILFRVDEICKKYEKYDPEKHCEVNAFGDDSFARLYALVEADIDKALHKSEMVSMEKNRAAAVAMSAEIRRLKARLMEEVPKLQKLAKKKVKGISKEDQETRFDLVLALPERIKAISDGSTTAANQTAGWGTSSSRKNIKFDSSEERFDSDFSQQTEESNQFRQEYEMRKMKQDEGLDIISEGLNALKNIARDMNEELDRQVPLMDEIDTKVDKATSDIKRTNVRLKKTVTEIRSSRNFCIDIILLCVILGIASSLYNFKSES; encoded by the exons ATGACTGTAATTGACATCCTCTTCCGAGTCGATGAAATCTGTAAGAAATATGAAAAGTACGATCCCGAGAAGCACTGCGAAGTCAATGCCTTTGGCGACGACTCCTTCGCTCGCCTCTATGCTCTCGTCGAAGCCGACATTGATAAAGCTCTCCAT AAATCTGAGATGGTATCGATGGAGAAAAATAGAGCAGCGGCGGTGGCAATGAGCGCTGAAATTCGTCGACTCAAGGCTCGATTGATGGAGGAAGTTCCTAAGCTACAAAAATTGGCTAAAAAGAAG GTCAAGGGAATTTCAAAAGAAGATCAAGAAACTCGTTTTGATCTGGTTCTTGCGCTACCCGAGAGGATTAAAGCCATTTCAGATGGGTCTACAACTGCTGCAAATCAGACTGCTGGATGGGGAACTTCATCATCTcgcaaaaatatcaaatttgacTCATCAG AGGAGCGCTTTGATAGTGATTTTTCTCAACAAACTGAAGAGTCAAATCAGTTTAGACAAGAatatgaaatgagaaaaatgaaacaG GATGAAGGTCTTGATATTATATCAGAAGGTTTGAATGCACTGAAAAATATAGCTCGTGACATGAATGAG GAATTAGATAGACAAGTTCCTCTAATGGATGAAATTGATACAAAG GTGGACAAGGCAACATCTGATATTAAAAGAACTAATGTTAGACTCAAGAAAACTGTTACTGAG ATAAGATCCAGCCGAAACTTCTGCATTGACATTATTCTGCTGTGTGTAATTCTAGGAATTGCTTCCTCTTTATACAA TTTCAAGTCAGAAAGCTGA
- the LOC18590072 gene encoding NAC domain-containing protein 83 — protein MEREPNLNFHFPPGFRFHPSDEELIIHYLQNKVTSRPLPASVIAEIDLYKYNPWELPKKALFGEDEWYFFSPRDRKYPNGERPNRAAASGYWKATGTDKPILTSSGSKNIGVKKALVFYTGKPPKGVKTEWIMSEYRLLKTIIKPSRLKGSMRLDDWVLCRVRKKGNITKNTFEVQDSCSTELMRYSPTIEELHPTFTDCRTDMITNCLNQDCQVLALLLASQALSPMETNSTATFHGSNESNSFISVYEEGSDKVNLPTLNPSLDNYFNPLTRKLSLGNREENLLPSDKKLNNDKRNEDFLPMKILSKNDMNYSSQNQSQDGIYNPCPSDSIIEFQDLNNWPSHTYS, from the exons ATGGAGAGGGAAcccaatttaaattttcattttcctcctGGTTTTAGGTTCCATCCATCTGATGAGGAGCTCATCATTCATTACTTACAAAACAAAGTGACTTCACGTCCACTTCCAGCATCTGTAATTGCTGAAATAGATCTGTATAAATATAACCCATGGGAGCTACCCA AGAAAGCTTTGTTTGGAGAAGATGAATGGTATTTCTTCAGTCCACGAGACAGAAAGTACCCAAATGGAGAAAGACCAAACAGAGCTGCCGCTTCGGGTTATTGGAAGGCTACCGGCACTGACAAGCCTATACTCACTTCTTCTGGATCAAAGAATATTGGAGTCAAGAAAGCATTGGTCTTTTACACAGGTAAACCCCCAAAAGGAGTTAAGACAGAATGGATTATGAGCGAGTACAGGCTGTTGAAGACGATCATTAAGCCCTCAAGATTAAAAGGATCCATGAGA CTGGATGATTGGGTGCTATGCCGGGTTCGGAAAAAAGGCAACATAACAAAAAACACATTTGAAGTTCAAGACAGCTGCAGCACAGAACTGATGAGGTACTCACCCACGATTGAGGAGTTACATCCAACATTCACAGACTGCAGAACTGACATGATAACAAATTGCCTAAACCAAGATTGCCAAGTACTAGCTTTGTTACTTGCTAGTCAAGCTTTATCTCCTATGGAGACCAATTCAACAGCCACATTCCATGGAAGCAACGAGAGCAACAGCTTTATTTCAGTTTATGAAGAAGGTTCTGATAAAGTGAATTTGCCGACATTAAATCCTTCTTTGGACAATTATTTCAACCCACTGACAAGAAAACTTAGTCTGGGTAATAGGGAAGAGAATCTCCTTCCATCTGACAAGAAGCTGAACAATGACAAAAGAAATGAGGATTTTCTACCTATGAAGATACTGTCCAAAAATGATATGAACTACTCCAGCCAAAACCAATCTCAAGATGGGATCTACAACCCCTGCCCATCAGATTCCATTATTGAATTCCAGGATCTTAATAATTGGCCTTcacatacatattcttaa